A region from the Rhodamnia argentea isolate NSW1041297 chromosome 7, ASM2092103v1, whole genome shotgun sequence genome encodes:
- the LOC115734686 gene encoding basic transcription factor 3 — translation MNRERLMKMAGSVRTGGKGTVRRKKKAVHKTTTTDDKRLQSTLKRIGVNAIPAIEEVNIFKDDVVIQFLNPKVQASIAANTWVVSGSPQTKKLQDILPGIINQLGPDNLDNLRKLAEQFQKQAPGAATGSGATVTQDDDDDEVPELVPGETFEAAAEEGQATQATQAP, via the exons ATGAATAGGGAGAGGCTTATGAAGATGGCGGGTTCTGTCCGCACTGGTGGAAAGGGTACTGTGAGAAG AAAGAAGAAGGCTGTCCATAAGACCACCACGACAGATGATAAAAGGCTTCAAAGCACCCTGAAAAGGATTGGGGTGAATGCCATCCCTGCGATTGAAGAAGTTAACATTTTCAAGGATGATGTAGTTATCCAGTTTCTGAATCCCAAAG TTCAAGCTTCTATTGCTGCAAATACCTGGGTAGTTAGTGGTTCTCCTCAGACCAAGA AGCTACAGGATATCCTCCCTGGCATCATCAACCAATTAG GTCCTGATAACTTGGACAACCTGAGGAAGTTGGCAGAGCAATTCCAGAAGCAGGCACCTGGTGCGGCCACTGGTTCTGGTGCCACTGTGACGCAggatgacgatgacgacgaaGTCCCCGAGCTTGTACCTGGCGAGACCTTTGAGGCTGCCGCTGAAGAGGGTCAGGCGACTCAGGCTACCCAGGCCCCCTAG
- the LOC115734684 gene encoding kinase-interacting family protein-like isoform X1 — protein sequence MSSTLFRQRTSLLDLNREGPYGVQQREMLKQLDKGEEREGESGVGDFCAISKTEMQSSPPPSLPSRSSTTTTPTPSWLLSSIADLDEKMEAALGDPDEDGSGDTLVKRAESYYQKRPQLIALLQDLYKSYLYLSDRYIRALSRNKNRTHARQSSHVSALTDHDYFENDKEEDCWAVQIDSSDAESSLSYQNPLPLANLGYVACLDALVADLVIKNVECEILLDEVSISEQRCNDSSRKIELQKSLLEVLESERMILLHENARLGYRVSVLVEENCELASESVFVKRKAGELAQCMMKMREDQRVLLLSRKIEDLQGQIYGLEKRNKEYYEQLVKRDQEDHKIDAKKKKNGGEVTLEACLPIGKVKLMKNGNESVKGDGEKRVTKWWERVKNMDIFMCGMQTDIS from the exons ATGTCCTCGACGCTCTTTCGACAGCGGACTTCACTAct GGATTTGAACAGGGAGGGTCCTTACGGGGTCCAGCAGAGAGAGATGTTGAAGCAGCTGGacaagggagaggagagagaaggagagagtggCGTTGGTGATTTTTGTGCTATTTCCAAGACGGAGATGCagtcatctcctcctccttcactgCCCTCAAGAAGCTCCACCACCACAACCCCCACGCCTTCATGGCTCCTCTCCTCCATTGCAG ATCTGGATGAAAAAATGGAAGCTGCACTCGGGGACCCTGACGAGGACGGAAGCGGCGACACGCTGGTGAAACGTGCCGAATCCTACTACCAGAAGCGTCCTCAGCTCATCGCGCTGCTTCAAGATCTGTACAAGTCCTATCTCTACCTATCCGATCGTTACATCCGAGCCCTCTCCAGAAACAAGAATCGCACTCACGCCCGACAGTCCTCGCATGTGTCCGCCCTAACCGACCACGACTACTTCGAGAATGACAAGGAAGAGGACTGCTGGGCGGTCCAGATTGATTCCTCAGATGCTGAGAGCTCGCTCTCATACCAGAATCCCCTTCCACTGGCCAATCTTGGCTATGTAGCGTGTCTTGATGCCTTAGTAGCTGACCTTGTGATCAAGAACGTGGAGTGCGAGATCCTCTTGGATGAGGTGTCCATCTCCGAGCAACGATGCAACGACTCGTCGAGGAAGATTGAGCTGCAGAAGAGCCTCCTCGAGGTCCTAGAGTCCGAGAGGATGATATTGCTCCACGAGAATGCGAGGTTGGGGTACAGAGTGAGCGTGCTGGTGGAGGAGAACTGCGAGCTGGCTTCGGAGTCCGTCTTTGTCAAGAGGAAGGCGGGTGAGTTGGCCCAGTGCATGATGAAGATGAGGGAGGACCAGAGGGTGTTGCTCCTGAGCCGCAAGATTGAGGACCTTCAGGGGCAGATATATGGCTTGGAGAAGCGGAACAAGGAGTACTACGAGCAGCTTGTGAAGAGGGATCAAGAGGATCACAAGATCGAtgctaagaagaagaagaatggcggCGAAGTAACTCTGGAGGCTTGCCTTCCAATCGGGAAGGTCAAGTTGATGAAGAATGGCAACGAGAGTGTGAAGGGTGATGGCGAGAAGAGGGTGACCAAGTGGTGGGAGAGGGTGAAGAACATGGACATATTCATGTGCGGGATGCAGACAGATATCAGCTAA
- the LOC115734684 gene encoding kinase-interacting family protein-like isoform X2: MRHFSLWLLKWVDDLNRIKLGYVDLDEKMEAALGDPDEDGSGDTLVKRAESYYQKRPQLIALLQDLYKSYLYLSDRYIRALSRNKNRTHARQSSHVSALTDHDYFENDKEEDCWAVQIDSSDAESSLSYQNPLPLANLGYVACLDALVADLVIKNVECEILLDEVSISEQRCNDSSRKIELQKSLLEVLESERMILLHENARLGYRVSVLVEENCELASESVFVKRKAGELAQCMMKMREDQRVLLLSRKIEDLQGQIYGLEKRNKEYYEQLVKRDQEDHKIDAKKKKNGGEVTLEACLPIGKVKLMKNGNESVKGDGEKRVTKWWERVKNMDIFMCGMQTDIS; encoded by the exons ATGAGACATTTCTCATTATGGCTTCTGAAATGGGTTGATGATTTGAACCGGATAAAACTTGGTTA TGTAGATCTGGATGAAAAAATGGAAGCTGCACTCGGGGACCCTGACGAGGACGGAAGCGGCGACACGCTGGTGAAACGTGCCGAATCCTACTACCAGAAGCGTCCTCAGCTCATCGCGCTGCTTCAAGATCTGTACAAGTCCTATCTCTACCTATCCGATCGTTACATCCGAGCCCTCTCCAGAAACAAGAATCGCACTCACGCCCGACAGTCCTCGCATGTGTCCGCCCTAACCGACCACGACTACTTCGAGAATGACAAGGAAGAGGACTGCTGGGCGGTCCAGATTGATTCCTCAGATGCTGAGAGCTCGCTCTCATACCAGAATCCCCTTCCACTGGCCAATCTTGGCTATGTAGCGTGTCTTGATGCCTTAGTAGCTGACCTTGTGATCAAGAACGTGGAGTGCGAGATCCTCTTGGATGAGGTGTCCATCTCCGAGCAACGATGCAACGACTCGTCGAGGAAGATTGAGCTGCAGAAGAGCCTCCTCGAGGTCCTAGAGTCCGAGAGGATGATATTGCTCCACGAGAATGCGAGGTTGGGGTACAGAGTGAGCGTGCTGGTGGAGGAGAACTGCGAGCTGGCTTCGGAGTCCGTCTTTGTCAAGAGGAAGGCGGGTGAGTTGGCCCAGTGCATGATGAAGATGAGGGAGGACCAGAGGGTGTTGCTCCTGAGCCGCAAGATTGAGGACCTTCAGGGGCAGATATATGGCTTGGAGAAGCGGAACAAGGAGTACTACGAGCAGCTTGTGAAGAGGGATCAAGAGGATCACAAGATCGAtgctaagaagaagaagaatggcggCGAAGTAACTCTGGAGGCTTGCCTTCCAATCGGGAAGGTCAAGTTGATGAAGAATGGCAACGAGAGTGTGAAGGGTGATGGCGAGAAGAGGGTGACCAAGTGGTGGGAGAGGGTGAAGAACATGGACATATTCATGTGCGGGATGCAGACAGATATCAGCTAA
- the LOC115734685 gene encoding uncharacterized protein LOC115734685 isoform X3: MVDPHRKWSQERATTFEAAIWAIKIALICVGIGSCLILFKIAVIPCTSTFLISTIPSFWSSIKAFLYPPYIYILLHFIIVAIVASSTFHHPSQIIKPVKKALLRTEKSLNLNFGFKSGEDEAAVFEVTASQGEAAKESRLQDQEWKNVAFTRNQEEVIKPMAAAASVDKNVDPSTETSDDEALSGKSGEITGETDGEEKAGLPKPEEPDDSLDTVWKAIMESQGWPATWKLKKSDTWDSPPRAAAAKGAAAAGPCRRELRKSDTFRERVASAREKSTNQDELHRRADEFIRKINNDLRLQREESDQRHIEMVNRGVY; this comes from the exons ATGGTTGATCCACATAGGAAATGGTCGCAGGAAAGGGCTACAACATTTGAGGCCGCGATCTGGGCTATCAAGATAGCACTAATCTGTGTAGGAATTGGGTCCTGCCTTATCCTGTTCAAGATTGCAGTGATCCCTTGCACATCGACCTTCCTCATCTCCACTATCCCCAGCTTCTGGAGCTCCATCAAGGCCTTCCTATACCCACCTTACATTTACATCCTCCTCCACTTCATTATCGTCGCCATTGTCGCTTCGTCCACCTTCCACCACCCGAGCCAGATCATCAAACCTGTGAAAAAGGCTCTCCTCCGCACAGAAAAGAGTCTGAATCTGAACTTTGGTTTCAAAAGTGGAGAAGATGAAGCAGCAGTCTTTGAGGTCACTGCTTCACAAGGAGAAGCCGCCAAAGAGTCTCGTCTTCAAGATCAAGAATGGAAAAATGTCGCCTTTACTCGAAATCAAGAAGAAGTGATCAAGCcaatggcggcggcggcttCTGTCGACAAGAACGTGGACCCATCGACGGAAACTTCCGACGATGAGGCTCTCTCGGGAAAATCCGGCGAGATTACCGGGGAAACCGACGGGGAAGAGAAGGCGGGTTTGCCAAAACCCGAAGAGCCAGACGACTCGCTGGACACTGTTTGGAAGGCAATCATGGAGAGCCAGGGGTGGCCAGCGACGTGGAAGCTGAAGAAGAGCGACACGTGGGATTCACCGCCGAGGG cggcggcggcgaagggggcggcggcggcaggtCCTTGTCGGCGCGAGCTGCGGAAGTCGGACACGTTCAGGGAGAGGGTGGCGTCCGCAAGGGAGAAGTCGACGAATCAAGACGAATTGCACCGGCGAGCGGACGAGTTCATAAGGAAGATCAACAACGACCTGAGATTGCAGAGGGAAGAATCCGATCAGCGCCACATCGAGATGGTGAATCGCGGCGTGTATTGA
- the LOC115734685 gene encoding uncharacterized protein LOC115734685 isoform X2, whose protein sequence is MVDPHRKWSQERATTFEAAIWAIKIALICVGIGSCLILFKIAVIPCTSTFLISTIPSFWSSIKAFLYPPYIYILLHFIIVAIVASSTFHHPSQIIKPVKKALLRTEKSLNLNFGFKSGEDEAAVFEVTASQGEAAKESRLQDQEWKNVAFTRNQEEVIKPMAAAASVDKNVDPSTETSDDEALSGKSGEITGETDGEEKAGLPKPEEPDDSLDTVWKAIMESQGWPATWKLKKSDTWDSPPRVVVAAGAAAAGPCRRELRKSDTFRERVASAREKSTNQDELHRRADEFIRKINNDLRLQREESDQRHIEMVNRGVY, encoded by the exons ATGGTTGATCCACATAGGAAATGGTCGCAGGAAAGGGCTACAACATTTGAGGCCGCGATCTGGGCTATCAAGATAGCACTAATCTGTGTAGGAATTGGGTCCTGCCTTATCCTGTTCAAGATTGCAGTGATCCCTTGCACATCGACCTTCCTCATCTCCACTATCCCCAGCTTCTGGAGCTCCATCAAGGCCTTCCTATACCCACCTTACATTTACATCCTCCTCCACTTCATTATCGTCGCCATTGTCGCTTCGTCCACCTTCCACCACCCGAGCCAGATCATCAAACCTGTGAAAAAGGCTCTCCTCCGCACAGAAAAGAGTCTGAATCTGAACTTTGGTTTCAAAAGTGGAGAAGATGAAGCAGCAGTCTTTGAGGTCACTGCTTCACAAGGAGAAGCCGCCAAAGAGTCTCGTCTTCAAGATCAAGAATGGAAAAATGTCGCCTTTACTCGAAATCAAGAAGAAGTGATCAAGCcaatggcggcggcggcttCTGTCGACAAGAACGTGGACCCATCGACGGAAACTTCCGACGATGAGGCTCTCTCGGGAAAATCCGGCGAGATTACCGGGGAAACCGACGGGGAAGAGAAGGCGGGTTTGCCAAAACCCGAAGAGCCAGACGACTCGCTGGACACTGTTTGGAAGGCAATCATGGAGAGCCAGGGGTGGCCAGCGACGTGGAAGCTGAAGAAGAGCGACACGTGGGATTCACCGCCGAGGGTTGtagtggcggcg ggggcggcggcggcaggtCCTTGTCGGCGCGAGCTGCGGAAGTCGGACACGTTCAGGGAGAGGGTGGCGTCCGCAAGGGAGAAGTCGACGAATCAAGACGAATTGCACCGGCGAGCGGACGAGTTCATAAGGAAGATCAACAACGACCTGAGATTGCAGAGGGAAGAATCCGATCAGCGCCACATCGAGATGGTGAATCGCGGCGTGTATTGA
- the LOC115734685 gene encoding uncharacterized protein LOC115734685 isoform X4 — MVDPHRKWSQERATTFEAAIWAIKIALICVGIGSCLILFKIAVIPCTSTFLISTIPSFWSSIKAFLYPPYIYILLHFIIVAIVASSTFHHPSQIIKPVKKALLRTEKSLNLNFGFKSGEDEAAVFEVTASQGEAAKESRLQDQEWKNVAFTRNQEEVIKPMAAAASVDKNVDPSTETSDDEALSGKSGEITGETDGEEKAGLPKPEEPDDSLDTVWKAIMESQGWPATWKLKKSDTWDSPPRVGAAAAGPCRRELRKSDTFRERVASAREKSTNQDELHRRADEFIRKINNDLRLQREESDQRHIEMVNRGVY, encoded by the exons ATGGTTGATCCACATAGGAAATGGTCGCAGGAAAGGGCTACAACATTTGAGGCCGCGATCTGGGCTATCAAGATAGCACTAATCTGTGTAGGAATTGGGTCCTGCCTTATCCTGTTCAAGATTGCAGTGATCCCTTGCACATCGACCTTCCTCATCTCCACTATCCCCAGCTTCTGGAGCTCCATCAAGGCCTTCCTATACCCACCTTACATTTACATCCTCCTCCACTTCATTATCGTCGCCATTGTCGCTTCGTCCACCTTCCACCACCCGAGCCAGATCATCAAACCTGTGAAAAAGGCTCTCCTCCGCACAGAAAAGAGTCTGAATCTGAACTTTGGTTTCAAAAGTGGAGAAGATGAAGCAGCAGTCTTTGAGGTCACTGCTTCACAAGGAGAAGCCGCCAAAGAGTCTCGTCTTCAAGATCAAGAATGGAAAAATGTCGCCTTTACTCGAAATCAAGAAGAAGTGATCAAGCcaatggcggcggcggcttCTGTCGACAAGAACGTGGACCCATCGACGGAAACTTCCGACGATGAGGCTCTCTCGGGAAAATCCGGCGAGATTACCGGGGAAACCGACGGGGAAGAGAAGGCGGGTTTGCCAAAACCCGAAGAGCCAGACGACTCGCTGGACACTGTTTGGAAGGCAATCATGGAGAGCCAGGGGTGGCCAGCGACGTGGAAGCTGAAGAAGAGCGACACGTGGGATTCACCGCCGAGGGTT ggggcggcggcggcaggtCCTTGTCGGCGCGAGCTGCGGAAGTCGGACACGTTCAGGGAGAGGGTGGCGTCCGCAAGGGAGAAGTCGACGAATCAAGACGAATTGCACCGGCGAGCGGACGAGTTCATAAGGAAGATCAACAACGACCTGAGATTGCAGAGGGAAGAATCCGATCAGCGCCACATCGAGATGGTGAATCGCGGCGTGTATTGA
- the LOC115734685 gene encoding uncharacterized protein LOC115734685 isoform X1, translated as MVDPHRKWSQERATTFEAAIWAIKIALICVGIGSCLILFKIAVIPCTSTFLISTIPSFWSSIKAFLYPPYIYILLHFIIVAIVASSTFHHPSQIIKPVKKALLRTEKSLNLNFGFKSGEDEAAVFEVTASQGEAAKESRLQDQEWKNVAFTRNQEEVIKPMAAAASVDKNVDPSTETSDDEALSGKSGEITGETDGEEKAGLPKPEEPDDSLDTVWKAIMESQGWPATWKLKKSDTWDSPPRVVVAAAAAAAGPCRRELRKSDTFRERVASAREKSTNQDELHRRADEFIRKINNDLRLQREESDQRHIEMVNRGVY; from the exons ATGGTTGATCCACATAGGAAATGGTCGCAGGAAAGGGCTACAACATTTGAGGCCGCGATCTGGGCTATCAAGATAGCACTAATCTGTGTAGGAATTGGGTCCTGCCTTATCCTGTTCAAGATTGCAGTGATCCCTTGCACATCGACCTTCCTCATCTCCACTATCCCCAGCTTCTGGAGCTCCATCAAGGCCTTCCTATACCCACCTTACATTTACATCCTCCTCCACTTCATTATCGTCGCCATTGTCGCTTCGTCCACCTTCCACCACCCGAGCCAGATCATCAAACCTGTGAAAAAGGCTCTCCTCCGCACAGAAAAGAGTCTGAATCTGAACTTTGGTTTCAAAAGTGGAGAAGATGAAGCAGCAGTCTTTGAGGTCACTGCTTCACAAGGAGAAGCCGCCAAAGAGTCTCGTCTTCAAGATCAAGAATGGAAAAATGTCGCCTTTACTCGAAATCAAGAAGAAGTGATCAAGCcaatggcggcggcggcttCTGTCGACAAGAACGTGGACCCATCGACGGAAACTTCCGACGATGAGGCTCTCTCGGGAAAATCCGGCGAGATTACCGGGGAAACCGACGGGGAAGAGAAGGCGGGTTTGCCAAAACCCGAAGAGCCAGACGACTCGCTGGACACTGTTTGGAAGGCAATCATGGAGAGCCAGGGGTGGCCAGCGACGTGGAAGCTGAAGAAGAGCGACACGTGGGATTCACCGCCGAGGGTTGtagtggcggcggcggct gcggcggcaggtCCTTGTCGGCGCGAGCTGCGGAAGTCGGACACGTTCAGGGAGAGGGTGGCGTCCGCAAGGGAGAAGTCGACGAATCAAGACGAATTGCACCGGCGAGCGGACGAGTTCATAAGGAAGATCAACAACGACCTGAGATTGCAGAGGGAAGAATCCGATCAGCGCCACATCGAGATGGTGAATCGCGGCGTGTATTGA
- the LOC115734806 gene encoding protein BOLA1, chloroplastic, with amino-acid sequence MLPVRSHSRRVLASLRVRMASRASSAMLSRAGRIRSKLQSSLEASVLDIEDVSHQHAGHAAVVESGAAETHFNVKIVSSKFEGKSLVSRHRLVYDALADELRSGLHALSIVAKTPQEVAPK; translated from the coding sequence ATGCTCCCCGTTCGATCACATTCGCGCAGAGTGTTGGCTTCGCTTCGGGTTCGCATGGCTTCCAGAGCATCGAGCGCGATGCTATCGAGAGCCGGCAGGATCAGGTCCAAGCTCCAATCCTCGCTCGAAGCGAGCGTCTTGGACATTGAGGACGTCTCGCACCAGCACGCCGGCCACGCCGCTGTCGTTGAGAGCGGCGCCGCAGAGACCCACTTCAACGTCAAGATCGTGTCCTCCAAGTTCGAGGGGAAGAGCCTCGTGAGCCGCCACCGCTTGGTCTACGATGCTCTCGCCGACGAGCTCCGGTCGGGGCTCCACGCGCTCTCCATCGTGGCCAAGACGCCACAGGAAGTTGCCCCGAAGTAA
- the LOC115734798 gene encoding pentatricopeptide repeat-containing protein At2g13600-like: MLGPTFHRARRSLSNHPTVAAVFPPTDFQKSAAEEEEELYSREIHKCARTSDLRNGRAIHAPLLKGSVPFSLFLKNQMLNAYLKCGSLESGLRLFEEMPERNVVSWSALITGFVQQGRPEGAISLFRRMNREGTARPNEFTLVSTLHACSLLRESGLAHQVYAQVVRLGFEWNVYLINAFSTALIRNGRLLEAMEVFEKCQLRDIVSWNAIMAGYLELSYAEVPWFWGRMIREGEVKPNHYTFSSVLTALASLSDIEMGLQVHAQLVKCGHGSDICVGNSLVGMYVKNLRLDEGFRAFGEMCSRNVLSWTQMAAGCLLCGEPGKALEVFAEMRKAGILPNEFTLSTALNACANIASLEEGVKIHGVRIKLGSDVDICAANALIDMYMKCGCVDAARGVFQSMREHSVVSWTTMIIGCAQNGQAREALKFFDEMIEEGAQPNDITFVCVLDACSQGGFVDEGWKYFSSMSQHHGISPREDHYACMVNLLGRNGQIKQAEGLILSMPFQPGVLIWQTLLGAALFHGDMETAKRASDHALKLDRKDPSTYVLLSNMFAGLRNWDGVGMMRELMETSDVRKLPGSSWIVQEKGGPPALADG, encoded by the coding sequence ATGCTCGGCCCAACCTTCCATCGCGCTCGGAGGTCCCTTTCGAACCATCCAACCGTCGCTGCAGTTTTCCCACCAACCGATTTTCAAAAATCAgcggcagaggaagaagaagagctttACTCTCGCGAGATCCACAAGTGCGCTCGAACCTCTGACCTGCGCAATGGAAGAGCGATTCACGCGCCACTCCTCAAAGGGTCGGTACCCTTTTCCCTCTTCCTCAAGAATCAGATGCTCAACGCGTACCTCAAGTGCGGCAGCCTCGAGAGCGGTCTCCGGCTGTTCGAAGAAATGCCCGAGCGGAACGTGGTGTCCTGGTCGGCCCTCATCACGGGTTTCGTGCAGCAGGGCCGTCCCGAGGGTGCCATTTCCTTGTTTCGCCGCATGAACCGCGAGGGGACTGCGAGGCCTAACGAGTTCACCCTCGTGAGCACGCTCCATGCTTGTTCTTTGCTCAGGGAATCAGGTTTGGCTCACCAAGTTTATGCGCAAGTTGTGAGGTTGGGATTCGAATGGAATGTGTATTTGATCAATGCGTTTTCAACGGCCTTGATAAGGAATGGTCGATTGTTGGAGGCTATGGAAGTTTTCGAGAAGTGCCAGCTTAGGGATATTGTGTCTTGGAATGCTATCATGGCAGGATACTTGGAGTTGTCTTATGCTGAAGTTCCTTGGTTTTGGGGCCGTATGATCCGTGAAGGAGAGGTGAAGCCTAATCACTATACCTTTTCGAGTGTTCTCACTGCATTGGCCTCTCTTTCCGATATTGAAATGGGATTGCAGGTTCATGCACAGCTTGTTAAGTGTGGCCATGGAAGTGACATTTGTGTGGGGAATTCTTTGGTAGGTATGTACGTGAAAAACCTTAGATTAGATGAAGGATTTAGAGCTTTTGGAGAAATGTGCTCGAGGAATGTATTGTCATGGACCCAAATGGCTGCTGGTTGTCTATTGTGTGGAGAGCCGGGCAAAGCGCTTGAGGTCTTTGCAGAAATGAGAAAAGCCGGGATACTGCCAAACGAATTTACTCTTTCTACTGCACTAAATGCATGTGCCAACATTGCTTCTTTGGAAGAAGGGGTGAAAATTCATGGTGTTAGGATTAAACTAGGGAGCGATGTTGATATCTGTGCAGCAAATGCACTGATTGATATGTACATGAAATGTGGATGCGTGGATGCTGCACGAGGTGTTTTCCAATCCATGAGAGAGCATTCAGTTGTGTCATGGACAACGATGATTATCGGATGCGCACAAAATGGTCAAGCTAGAGAGGCTCTAAAGTTCTTTGATGAGATGATTGAAGAAGGAGCACAGCCAAATGACATCACCTTTGTTTGTGTTCTCGATGCCTGTTCCCAGGGAGGGTTTGTCGATGAAGGgtggaaatatttttcctcCATGAGTCAGCATCATGGCATTTCCCCTAGAGAAGATCACTATGCATGTATGGTTAATCTACTTGGACGTAATGGACAAATTAAACAAGCCGAGGGATTGATTTTGAGCATGCCATTTCAACCAGGGGTGCTTATCTGGCAGACGCTGCTTGGAGCTGCCCTCTTTCATGGGGATATGGAAACTGCGAAGCGCGCTTCTGATCATGCATTGAAATTGGACCGAAAAGACCCTTCAACGTACGTGCTGCTATCAAATATGTTTGCTGGTTTGAGGAACTGGGATGGGGTTGGGATGATGAGAGAGCTAATGGAGACTTCTGATGTAAGGAAATTGCCTGGGTCCAGTTGGATCGTTCAGGAGAAAGGTGGACCGCCAGCTTTAGCTGATGGCTAG
- the LOC115734802 gene encoding uncharacterized protein LOC115734802, producing MSPSSRSCGHVSGTANGYGYIEHQVFKMDTLAGIAIKYGVEVADIKRVNGLATDFQIFALKTLRIPLPGRHPPSASLPSGAASSGDKSAEKASSSTGHCNSSKSSELFKWTSCIHSKRLKGQESPASDSSSKFRQKDTGFPAEDGSIVDYASIFDVINAGREGCNTKPTRSCQETETGYPNATPGKLLKKGNSGGNGSFLATRGKDLALRAKSASRTSLTTDAQSNCTNSTRAGAQEDIIANEHPRLGKASSLLSLVQTNSSSIRQTSKWSLKPDIPLFSAASLTGPILDGLSLPTTISGWRSKAALD from the exons ATGTCTCCTTCAAGTAGAAGTTGTGGGCATGTTTCAGGAACTGCAAACGGCTATGGCTACATTGAGCACCAAGTGTTCAAGATGGATACACTGGCCGGCATCGCCATCAAGTACGGCGTCGAG GTGGCCGACATCAAGAGAGTAAACGGGTTGGCCacggattttcaaattttcgcCTTGAAGACCTTGCGGATACCTTTACCTGGAAGGCATCCTCCCTCAGCCTCTTTGCCTAGCGGTGCTGCTTCTTCAGG GGACAAAAGTGCTGAAAAAGCATCATCAAGTACAGGCCACTGCAATTCGTCAAAGTCATCGGAGCTATTTAAAT GGACTAGCTGTATCCACAGCAAAAGACTGAAGGGTCAAGAGTCGCCGGCTTCTGATTCAAGTTCAAAGTTTCGACAGAAGGACACCGGTTTCCCGGCAGAGGATGGTTCAATTGTTGATTACGCATCTATCTTTGATGTCATAAATGCTGGACGTGAGGGATGTAATACAAAACCTACAAGGAGTTGTCAAGAAACCGAGACCGGTTACCCGAATGCCACACCAGGGAAGCTgttgaaaaaaggaaacagtGGCGGAAACGGTAGCTTCTTAGCAACTAGAGGGAAGGATTTGGCTTTGAGAGCCAAGTCAGCCAGCCGAACATCACTGACCACTGATGCACAGTCGAACTGCACAAACTCAACTCGAGCGGGAGCGCAAGAAGACATAATTGCTAATGAACATCCTCGATTAGGAAAAGCTTCGAGCTTATTGAGCTTAGTTCAAACCAATTCCTCATCAATTCGGCAAACATCAAAGTGGAGCTTGAAACCAGACATCCCACTGTTTTCAGCAGCATCCCTCACGGGGCCAATTCTCGATGGCTTATCATTGCCGACAACGATTTCGGGATGGAGGAGTAAAGCTGCCCTTGATTAG